The following coding sequences are from one Caloranaerobacter sp. TR13 window:
- a CDS encoding AAA family ATPase, giving the protein MLLEYLWIEDFKILKNIGISFSKYFNIQCEKRDEVFYVKIEKKLNLIPNDFFGNKISNINAIVGSNGSGKSSLLSYIQGELPYSCNHLHIYFDEKNKVIKYISTLRVEIKNNTEFLVTKLYDKNHANQIPSITKSRLAIESKQMIKYIKCNLEYSPLMGKTNLSDKNGKFFPYIDFDEELELFKTESFQVLNSYIIIEILSLLNSINADSALNIKLPNKIILHIFTERDNSILKIRDIVKLEGNKGLDPYLNKAYKYHNSILQHTEKKDLNYLVNFMLCYYLLYLNNLCFLEGIDLYSDKYYQYINNVDYYNSFESTLETFINKILPIRDEQIKLKKPTLRISSAQIKVTSEKILDILNGISKIDGSKIRYYAKPTRFEIELDYIENKSELFPLLFRMFRNDEYFNQEIYSIDWYGMSEGEMNILKTIAKLNSYVKRKARYLDRVETLLVLIDEADSSLHPDLARRFIDILIQVTELLLRDYNIKVQYIITTHSPFLISDLPKDNCVFLKKDAKRGVSLHSFKENTFAGNIYTLLSNAFFMKDFSGQFAHKNIQKTIRFITENKYSENKEYVDYVLNIIGEPILKKIILNSIDRKENIHGKN; this is encoded by the coding sequence ATGTTGCTTGAATATCTATGGATTGAAGATTTCAAAATATTAAAAAATATAGGGATAAGTTTTTCGAAATATTTTAACATTCAATGTGAAAAACGAGATGAAGTTTTTTATGTCAAAATTGAAAAGAAATTAAATTTAATTCCAAATGATTTTTTTGGAAATAAAATTTCTAATATTAATGCAATTGTAGGTAGTAATGGGTCAGGTAAATCCAGTTTGCTTAGTTATATTCAAGGTGAACTACCATATTCGTGCAATCATTTACATATATACTTTGATGAAAAAAATAAAGTAATTAAATACATTTCAACTTTAAGGGTAGAAATTAAAAATAATACAGAATTCTTAGTAACAAAATTATATGATAAAAATCATGCTAATCAAATCCCAAGTATTACAAAGTCTAGACTTGCTATTGAATCAAAACAGATGATTAAATATATAAAGTGCAATTTAGAATATTCACCATTAATGGGAAAAACCAATCTATCTGATAAAAATGGCAAGTTTTTTCCATACATTGATTTTGATGAAGAACTTGAATTATTTAAAACAGAATCATTTCAAGTTTTAAACTCATACATAATCATTGAAATTTTATCTTTATTAAATTCAATTAATGCTGACTCAGCTTTAAATATAAAATTACCCAACAAAATAATTCTACATATTTTTACAGAAAGAGATAATAGCATTTTAAAAATTAGAGATATTGTTAAATTAGAAGGAAATAAAGGGCTAGATCCTTATCTAAATAAAGCATATAAATATCATAATTCAATATTGCAACATACTGAAAAAAAAGATTTAAACTATCTAGTTAATTTTATGCTTTGCTACTATTTACTGTACTTAAACAATTTATGTTTTTTAGAAGGAATTGATTTATATTCAGATAAGTATTATCAGTATATTAATAATGTTGATTATTATAATAGTTTCGAGAGTACATTAGAAACATTTATTAATAAAATTCTTCCTATAAGAGATGAGCAAATTAAATTGAAAAAACCAACCTTAAGAATATCCTCAGCTCAAATAAAAGTGACTAGTGAGAAAATTTTGGATATATTAAATGGTATTTCAAAAATAGATGGTTCAAAAATTAGATATTATGCAAAACCTACACGATTTGAAATTGAACTAGATTATATTGAGAATAAAAGTGAATTATTCCCTTTACTATTCAGGATGTTTAGGAATGATGAATACTTTAATCAAGAAATATATTCGATAGATTGGTATGGAATGAGTGAAGGTGAAATGAATATATTAAAAACTATAGCAAAACTAAATTCTTATGTAAAAAGAAAAGCAAGATACTTAGATCGAGTAGAGACATTACTAGTGTTAATTGATGAGGCAGATAGTTCATTACATCCTGATTTAGCAAGAAGATTTATTGACATTTTAATACAAGTAACTGAGTTATTGCTGAGAGACTATAATATTAAAGTGCAATATATTATAACTACACACTCACCATTTTTAATATCAGATCTTCCCAAAGATAATTGTGTTTTTTTAAAAAAAGACGCAAAACGAGGAGTATCATTACATAGTTTTAAAGAAAATACATTTGCAGGTAATATTTATACTCTGCTTAGCAATGCTTTCTTTATGAAAGATTTTTCAGGACAATTTGCTCATAAAAATATTCAGAAGACTATAAGATTCATTACCGAAAATAAGTATTCTGAAAATAAAGAGTATGTAGATTATGTTTTAAATATAATTGGCGAACCTATTCTTAAAAAAATTATTTTAAATTCTATTGATAGAAAGGAGAATATACATGGTAAAAATTAG
- the brxL gene encoding protease Lon-related BREX system protein BrxL: MESSDKTFNLNEKLNKYFAGRVVRKDLTKKIKEGANVPVYVLEYLLGMYCATDDEDSINEGVERVKKILADNFVRPDEAEKVKSKIRELGQYTVIDKVTVKLNEKKDIYEAEFSNLGLKGVELAPHYVKEYEKLLSGGIWCILKMSYYYDEEIKGVSPFNISKLTPIQMPNMDIEEIFNGRRYFTKDEWIDVLLRSIGMEPTQLKENVKWHLLCRMIPLVENNYNLCELGPRGTGKSHIYKEISPNSILISGGQTTVANLFYNMARRKIGLVGLWDVVAFDEVAGITFKDKDGIQIMKDYMASGSFARGKEEKNASASMVFVGNINQSVDVLLKTSHLFDPFPEAMAYDTAFFDRMHYYIPGWDIPKFRPEYFTDEYGFITDYLAEFFREMRKRSYTDAFDKYFKLGNNLNQRDVIAVRKTVSGLVKLIYPNGEFEKEDIEEILRYALVGRRRVKEQLKKIGGMEFYDVHFSYIDKESFNEEFVTVPEQGGGKLIPEGIGKPGHVYTVGHSHSGMIGVYKIETEVVAGSGKFERTGLGSNRDAKESINIAFNYFKANKKNISGTISVQNNDFLMHIQDLQGIGMTPELSLAAFIALCSGALRKPVQSQMVILGSMSIGGTINKVEELASTLQVCFDAGAKKILLPMASASDISTVPPELFAKFQIAFYQSPEDAVFKALGVE, translated from the coding sequence ATGGAAAGTTCTGATAAAACATTCAACCTTAATGAGAAATTAAATAAGTACTTTGCAGGTAGAGTAGTAAGAAAGGATTTAACTAAAAAGATTAAAGAAGGAGCCAATGTGCCTGTTTATGTACTCGAATACTTGTTAGGAATGTATTGTGCTACTGATGATGAAGATAGCATAAATGAGGGTGTGGAAAGAGTTAAAAAGATTCTTGCTGACAATTTTGTTCGACCTGATGAAGCAGAAAAAGTCAAATCGAAAATTAGAGAATTAGGGCAGTATACGGTAATAGACAAAGTTACGGTAAAACTTAATGAAAAGAAAGATATATATGAAGCAGAGTTTTCTAATTTAGGACTTAAAGGAGTAGAGTTAGCACCTCATTATGTAAAAGAGTATGAAAAATTACTATCAGGTGGAATTTGGTGTATTTTAAAAATGAGTTATTATTATGATGAAGAAATAAAAGGCGTAAGTCCTTTTAATATATCAAAACTAACTCCAATTCAAATGCCTAATATGGATATTGAAGAAATATTTAATGGTAGGAGATATTTTACAAAAGATGAATGGATTGATGTATTACTAAGATCTATTGGAATGGAGCCAACACAATTAAAAGAAAATGTCAAATGGCATTTGTTATGTCGTATGATACCTTTGGTTGAGAATAATTATAATCTTTGTGAACTAGGTCCGAGGGGAACAGGAAAGTCGCATATTTATAAAGAAATTTCTCCTAATTCTATATTGATATCAGGTGGACAAACTACAGTTGCTAATCTTTTCTATAATATGGCGAGAAGAAAAATAGGACTTGTTGGTTTATGGGATGTAGTAGCATTTGATGAAGTAGCAGGTATAACTTTTAAAGACAAAGATGGAATTCAAATAATGAAAGATTACATGGCTTCAGGCTCATTTGCAAGAGGAAAAGAAGAAAAAAATGCTTCAGCATCAATGGTTTTTGTAGGGAACATAAATCAAAGTGTCGATGTATTATTAAAAACATCTCATTTATTTGATCCTTTCCCTGAAGCAATGGCATATGATACGGCTTTTTTTGATAGAATGCATTATTATATACCAGGATGGGATATTCCTAAATTTAGGCCAGAATATTTTACAGATGAGTATGGTTTTATTACAGATTATCTAGCAGAATTTTTTAGGGAAATGAGGAAAAGATCTTACACAGATGCTTTTGATAAATACTTTAAATTAGGAAATAATTTAAACCAAAGAGATGTTATAGCAGTTAGAAAAACAGTTTCTGGACTTGTAAAACTCATATATCCTAATGGAGAATTTGAAAAAGAAGATATAGAGGAGATTTTAAGGTACGCTTTAGTTGGAAGAAGAAGGGTAAAAGAGCAATTGAAGAAAATTGGTGGCATGGAGTTTTATGATGTTCATTTTTCTTATATAGATAAAGAAAGTTTTAATGAAGAATTTGTAACTGTACCAGAGCAAGGTGGGGGTAAATTAATTCCAGAAGGAATAGGCAAACCAGGGCATGTATATACAGTTGGACATAGTCATTCTGGTATGATAGGAGTTTATAAAATTGAAACAGAAGTAGTAGCAGGTTCAGGGAAATTTGAGAGAACCGGACTTGGCTCAAATAGAGATGCTAAAGAAAGTATTAATATTGCTTTTAATTATTTTAAAGCAAATAAAAAGAATATTAGTGGAACGATTTCGGTTCAAAATAATGATTTTTTAATGCATATTCAAGATTTGCAAGGAATAGGTATGACACCTGAATTATCTTTAGCAGCATTTATTGCATTGTGTTCAGGAGCATTACGAAAACCTGTGCAAAGTCAGATGGTTATATTAGGTTCTATGAGTATTGGTGGAACAATAAATAAAGTTGAAGAACTTGCTAGTACATTACAAGTTTGTTTTGATGCTGGGGCTAAAAAAATATTGCTTCCTATGGCGTCAGCATCGGATATTAGTACTGTACCACCAGAACTTTTTGCTAAATTTCAGATAGCATTTTATCAAAGTCCTGAAGATGCAGTATTTAAAGCCTTAGGAGTAGAATAA
- a CDS encoding ADP-ribosylglycohydrolase family protein produces MSKNKIIGGIIGFCVGDALGVPVEFKSREELKKEPVTDMIGYGTYNQPPGTWSDDTSLTLCLVESLCNGLNLEDIGERFVKWYYNSYWTPYNETFDVGNTTKEAICRISEGISPEKAGLDDEYSNGNGSLMRVLPLAFYLKNFKAEEKYNVIHKISSITHRHLRSILACSIYVEYAINLLKGYSKKEAYKNTKENIINFYSDTVFRKEFNSYSRILNRDIPKLKKEEIRSSGYVVDTLEAVFWCFLNKNGYKEVVLAAVNLGNDTDTIAAIAGGLAGIYYGIEDIPKDWIDAIARKDDIIKLAERFSNSLNINNI; encoded by the coding sequence ATGAGCAAAAATAAAATCATAGGCGGAATTATAGGGTTTTGTGTTGGAGATGCTCTTGGTGTACCTGTAGAATTTAAATCAAGAGAAGAATTAAAAAAAGAACCAGTTACAGATATGATTGGTTATGGAACTTATAATCAGCCACCAGGAACATGGTCAGATGACACTTCTTTAACTTTATGTTTAGTTGAGAGCTTATGCAATGGCTTGAATTTAGAAGATATAGGAGAAAGGTTTGTAAAATGGTATTATAATTCTTACTGGACACCATATAATGAAACTTTTGATGTGGGTAATACAACTAAAGAAGCTATTTGCAGAATTTCTGAAGGTATAAGCCCTGAAAAAGCTGGACTTGATGATGAATATTCAAATGGCAACGGTTCTCTCATGAGAGTATTACCCTTAGCATTTTACTTAAAAAATTTTAAAGCTGAAGAAAAATATAATGTAATACATAAAATTTCTTCGATTACACATAGACATTTAAGAAGTATTTTAGCTTGTAGTATATATGTAGAATATGCAATAAATCTTTTAAAAGGTTATTCAAAAAAGGAAGCTTATAAAAATACAAAAGAAAATATTATTAATTTTTATTCTGATACTGTTTTTAGAAAAGAATTTAATTCATATAGTAGGATATTAAATAGAGATATACCAAAGCTGAAAAAAGAAGAAATAAGGTCAAGTGGTTATGTTGTAGATACATTAGAGGCTGTATTTTGGTGCTTTTTAAATAAAAATGGATATAAAGAAGTAGTCTTAGCAGCTGTTAATCTTGGAAATGATACAGATACAATTGCAGCAATAGCCGGTGGACTTGCGGGTATATACTATGGTATAGAAGATATACCAAAAGATTGGATAGATGCAATTGCTAGAAAGGATGACATAATTAAATTAGCTGAGCGATTTAGTAATAGCTTAAATATTAATAATATTTAA
- the pglZ gene encoding BREX-1 system phosphatase PglZ type A, with amino-acid sequence MNLKEIKNILERNFDKEPSDGKNRHIIFWYDSDGEFVEDIDELELKNAKILKLKDNNSFYIKYLLEKLDMNSNYLIYSSAPKPSPKENYLLDILKYSSEFSTDKATVIMKDLGVKDDSLRNTFKKYLKFFGNKERYKRFASYKLENFTEEKVHIAVLSTICKLSVADFELALRTILKEEIKDENKYLQDIKRFGDIDEFWKLVEKKYGYHLEDKNLEHLMIMFTITHLSYNLEEELPDTWEKFISNKQSDAIVFLSHFINHSVDSEIYDILADRIEKKINLRKHLSRWNIENYINCDTFRAFDEEIISKLINNLIEKIGEYERYRKIINSRRTSHWFNKYKYEYEAIYYAMEILRLENKLQKTLRGSTAYEMIENYVKEYYLFDYFYRKFYISYDKIQNKDKFSKLVELIENTYTHWYLNELSIKWSDIIENELKEDIRINGITQQIDFYENYIAPHVRNNERVFVIISDALRYEAAKEFSDILNVQRRGKAEITFMQGVIPSYTKLGMASLLPHREIIINNKSEIIVDGINSQGTENRKKILLNYSDNAIAIQYNDMKDMKRKDYKKVFEGKNLIYIYHNVIDAIGDKPLTERDVFEGVEKTFDDLNNLIRNLINNVSATNIYITSDHGFIYRRSTLQEFDKIQKTTLKSLDESRRFILTEDNPEIEGTLSISLNYIFGNKTTLKAIVPKGVTRFKVQGAGANYVHGGASLQEIVIPVIKFKNIRKNEFKSTKVEVKLTNISRKITNRITYLEFFQTEKVEDKKIPIRLKLYFVDEEGNRISNENIIIADSRSSKPEDRTYREKFTLKDQPYDKSKKYYLILEDEDETVDKIYEKIPFIIDLAIINDFDF; translated from the coding sequence ATGAATCTAAAAGAAATAAAGAACATATTAGAACGAAATTTTGATAAAGAACCTTCGGATGGTAAAAATAGGCATATAATTTTCTGGTATGATTCAGATGGTGAATTTGTAGAAGATATAGATGAATTAGAATTAAAAAATGCAAAGATATTAAAGTTAAAAGATAATAATAGTTTTTATATAAAATATTTATTAGAAAAATTGGATATGAATTCAAATTATTTAATATATTCTTCTGCTCCAAAGCCTTCTCCTAAAGAAAATTATCTTTTAGATATTTTAAAATACAGCAGTGAATTTTCTACTGATAAAGCAACTGTAATAATGAAAGATTTAGGAGTTAAAGATGATAGTTTAAGAAATACATTTAAAAAGTATTTAAAATTTTTCGGAAATAAGGAAAGATATAAAAGGTTTGCATCATACAAATTAGAGAACTTTACTGAAGAAAAAGTGCATATAGCAGTTTTGTCTACCATATGTAAATTATCAGTGGCAGATTTCGAATTAGCATTGAGAACTATACTAAAAGAAGAAATTAAAGACGAAAATAAATATTTACAGGATATAAAAAGATTTGGAGATATAGATGAATTTTGGAAATTAGTAGAGAAAAAGTATGGATACCATTTAGAAGATAAAAATCTTGAACATCTTATGATTATGTTTACTATTACTCATTTAAGTTATAATCTTGAAGAAGAATTACCTGATACATGGGAAAAGTTTATATCAAATAAGCAGTCTGATGCAATAGTATTTTTAAGTCATTTTATAAATCATTCAGTTGATAGTGAGATTTACGATATTCTTGCTGATAGAATTGAAAAGAAAATTAATTTAAGAAAACATTTATCAAGGTGGAATATAGAAAATTATATTAATTGTGATACTTTTAGAGCATTTGATGAAGAAATAATATCCAAATTAATAAATAATTTAATAGAAAAAATTGGTGAGTATGAGAGATATAGAAAAATTATAAATAGTAGAAGGACAAGTCATTGGTTTAACAAATATAAGTATGAGTATGAAGCAATATATTATGCTATGGAGATTTTAAGATTAGAAAATAAACTTCAAAAAACATTAAGAGGTTCGACAGCCTATGAAATGATAGAAAACTATGTAAAAGAATATTACTTATTCGATTATTTCTATAGAAAATTTTACATTTCGTATGATAAAATTCAAAACAAAGATAAATTTAGCAAATTGGTAGAGTTAATAGAAAATACTTATACACATTGGTATTTGAATGAATTATCTATTAAATGGTCTGATATTATAGAAAATGAATTGAAAGAAGATATTAGAATTAATGGCATTACACAACAAATAGATTTTTATGAGAATTATATAGCACCTCATGTAAGAAATAATGAAAGAGTATTTGTAATTATTTCTGATGCTTTAAGATATGAGGCTGCTAAAGAATTTAGTGATATTCTAAATGTACAAAGAAGGGGTAAGGCTGAAATAACTTTTATGCAAGGGGTTATTCCTTCGTATACTAAACTTGGCATGGCAAGTTTACTTCCTCATAGAGAAATTATAATAAATAACAAGTCAGAAATCATAGTAGATGGAATTAATAGTCAAGGTACAGAAAATAGAAAAAAGATATTGCTCAATTATTCAGATAATGCTATAGCAATACAGTACAACGACATGAAAGATATGAAGAGAAAAGATTATAAGAAAGTCTTTGAAGGCAAAAATTTGATTTACATCTATCATAATGTTATCGATGCTATAGGAGATAAACCTTTAACAGAAAGAGATGTTTTTGAAGGTGTTGAGAAAACTTTTGACGATTTAAATAATCTTATAAGAAATTTAATAAATAATGTTAGTGCGACTAATATTTATATAACATCAGATCATGGATTTATATATAGAAGGTCAACATTACAAGAATTCGATAAAATACAGAAAACTACTTTAAAATCATTAGATGAAAGTAGAAGATTTATTTTAACAGAAGATAATCCTGAAATAGAAGGAACATTATCAATTTCATTAAATTATATATTTGGGAATAAAACTACTTTAAAAGCAATAGTACCAAAAGGTGTGACAAGGTTTAAGGTACAAGGTGCAGGAGCAAATTATGTTCATGGAGGAGCATCTTTGCAAGAAATAGTTATACCAGTAATTAAATTTAAAAATATACGCAAGAATGAATTTAAATCTACAAAGGTAGAAGTGAAACTAACTAATATTTCAAGAAAGATTACTAACAGAATCACATATTTGGAGTTTTTCCAAACAGAAAAGGTGGAAGATAAAAAGATACCTATAAGATTAAAATTATATTTTGTAGATGAAGAAGGGAACAGAATTTCAAATGAGAATATTATTATTGCTGATAGTAGATCATCTAAACCAGAAGATCGTACGTATAGAGAGAAATTTACATTAAAAGACCAGCCTTATGATAAATCTAAGAAATATTATTTAATACTAGAAGATGAAGATGAAACAGTAGATAAAATCTATGAAAAGATACCATTTATCATTGACTTAGCAATTATAAATGATTTTGACTTTTAG
- a CDS encoding YeiH family protein, producing MENVKRFIPGILFVYLISFISIFINDSIKHIVNLEALTIGIIIGILYNNLLETREIFKPGIKFSAKKLLKVGIILLGFKLNFKSLLNLGPKVILMIIIFVPVVLIIAYYLGKLFKLNNKIPILIGVGSSICGASAIVAMAPCINADEDDSVVAVSIINFLGAIGVLVYSAIALASGISNIEYGIWSGMSLQGVAHAIAAAFARGSEAGEIGTFVKMGRVVMLIPVAMVLSYIFNKKEKSSSVKFPMYIFYFIIAGVISSLGIIPAQLSMILVKLSSTFILMAMVGMGLSVDLKSIKDKGLKSFLFGLILFGLISITTNFIITKLI from the coding sequence GTGGAAAATGTTAAAAGATTTATACCAGGTATTTTGTTTGTTTATTTGATATCATTTATTTCCATATTTATTAATGACTCAATAAAGCATATTGTAAATTTAGAAGCTTTAACTATAGGTATTATCATAGGAATTTTGTATAATAATTTACTAGAAACTAGAGAAATATTTAAACCAGGTATAAAATTCTCTGCAAAGAAACTTTTAAAAGTAGGAATTATTCTACTTGGTTTTAAGCTTAACTTTAAGTCTTTATTAAACCTTGGACCTAAAGTTATTTTAATGATAATAATATTTGTTCCAGTCGTTTTAATAATTGCTTATTATTTGGGTAAATTGTTTAAGTTGAATAATAAAATTCCTATACTTATAGGAGTTGGTTCCAGTATATGCGGAGCTTCTGCTATAGTAGCGATGGCTCCTTGTATAAACGCAGATGAAGATGATTCTGTAGTTGCAGTATCTATTATCAATTTTTTAGGAGCTATAGGAGTTTTAGTGTATTCAGCAATAGCTTTAGCTTCAGGAATTAGTAATATCGAATATGGAATTTGGTCTGGAATGTCACTTCAAGGTGTGGCTCATGCAATAGCGGCTGCTTTTGCTAGAGGTAGTGAAGCAGGAGAAATAGGAACTTTCGTAAAAATGGGTAGAGTTGTAATGCTAATCCCTGTAGCTATGGTTCTAAGTTACATATTTAATAAAAAAGAAAAGAGTTCTAGTGTAAAATTTCCGATGTACATATTTTATTTCATAATAGCTGGGGTAATAAGTTCATTAGGCATAATTCCAGCTCAACTTTCGATGATATTAGTAAAATTAAGTTCTACTTTTATACTTATGGCTATGGTCGGAATGGGGCTTTCTGTAGACTTAAAAAGTATTAAAGATAAAGGTCTAAAATCATTTTTATTTGGCTTAATTTTATTTGGTTTAATATCAATAACTACTAATTTCATAATTACAAAATTAATTTAA
- a CDS encoding ATP/GTP-binding protein, with protein MRFIENLFIKSFRGIKNLELNDLGDINIFVGKNNSGKTSVLEAIGILQYPLEIGNIIKIGRSREIFNNKSSAYTIFTSMFNKNLKNIEIKANVKNKSFEISIKGNEFSILTENVYSEIKEFEGQILVKHGNSIFEKNIKLNQNDKDFKIIGDFKLIPIEYVTPAEHLLKNVSNEIIKKGKKKELINLLKIFDKDIISLEMIEEQKKIVPYIEHKKLGLMPLSTYGDGLKKVLLLGSSIIKAENGVLLIDEVETAIHIDALVEIFKWFVKACNKYKVQVFMTTHSIEIIDSILESQKDLDNTSFLKDSLRIITIKNSTEGEKTKARILNGLEAYDSRIDFGMELR; from the coding sequence GTGAGATTTATTGAAAATTTATTTATAAAAAGTTTTAGAGGAATTAAAAATTTAGAGTTGAATGATTTGGGAGATATTAATATTTTTGTCGGAAAGAACAATAGTGGTAAAACATCTGTATTAGAAGCAATTGGAATTCTTCAATATCCTCTTGAGATAGGAAATATTATAAAGATAGGTAGATCAAGAGAGATATTTAATAATAAGAGTTCAGCCTATACGATTTTTACTAGCATGTTTAATAAAAATCTTAAAAACATAGAGATAAAAGCAAATGTTAAAAATAAAAGTTTTGAAATATCAATTAAGGGTAACGAATTTTCAATTTTAACCGAAAATGTTTATTCAGAAATTAAAGAGTTTGAAGGACAGATACTAGTTAAGCATGGCAATAGTATTTTTGAAAAAAACATAAAGTTAAATCAAAACGATAAGGACTTTAAAATAATTGGCGATTTTAAATTAATACCTATAGAATATGTTACTCCAGCAGAACATTTACTTAAGAATGTTTCTAATGAGATTATTAAGAAAGGTAAAAAGAAGGAATTAATAAATTTACTTAAAATATTTGATAAAGATATAATTAGTCTTGAAATGATAGAAGAACAAAAAAAGATAGTTCCATATATTGAACATAAAAAACTTGGATTAATGCCTTTATCTACATATGGAGATGGGCTTAAGAAGGTACTTTTATTGGGTTCATCTATTATAAAGGCAGAAAATGGAGTGTTATTAATAGATGAAGTTGAAACAGCAATTCATATAGATGCATTAGTTGAAATTTTTAAATGGTTTGTAAAAGCATGTAATAAATATAAAGTACAAGTATTTATGACAACTCACAGCATTGAGATTATTGATAGTATTTTAGAAAGTCAGAAAGATTTAGACAATACTAGTTTTTTGAAAGATTCTTTAAGGATAATAACTATCAAAAATAGCACTGAGGGAGAAAAAACTAAAGCCAGAATATTAAATGGATTAGAGGCATATGACAGCAGAATAGACTTTGGGATGGAGTTGAGATAA
- a CDS encoding DUF3226 domain-containing protein, with the protein MKSILLCEGKSDAILISYYLNKVKGWEFYRKKDKRKINIPVRNIQNEEANWYRLGDDLLAIWGVGGKDNFKYAIQQVLKINRLADKEDAFNKIIILTDRDYSENDEDLLNELSEYLEEVDLRNNEWSEKEYTNEFEESIIVRILPIIIPFNKNGALETFLMDAICEIGKEECYIVEKSKEFIAGFDLNKYVNIQRLKVKGELAVTFGVMFPQKTFTLIDEMLKSIDWEKYKTIQNGFKKLEEI; encoded by the coding sequence ATGAAAAGCATACTACTGTGTGAAGGGAAATCAGATGCTATTTTGATTAGTTATTATCTTAATAAAGTTAAAGGATGGGAATTTTACAGAAAAAAAGATAAAAGAAAAATAAATATTCCTGTAAGAAACATACAAAATGAAGAAGCAAATTGGTATAGACTGGGTGATGATTTATTAGCCATTTGGGGTGTTGGAGGGAAAGACAATTTTAAATATGCTATTCAACAAGTTTTAAAAATAAATAGACTAGCAGATAAAGAAGATGCATTTAATAAAATTATTATTTTGACAGACAGAGATTATTCAGAAAATGATGAGGATTTACTTAATGAATTAAGTGAGTATTTAGAAGAAGTTGATTTACGAAATAATGAATGGTCAGAAAAAGAATATACTAATGAATTTGAAGAATCTATAATAGTTAGAATACTTCCTATTATTATACCATTCAATAAAAATGGAGCATTAGAAACGTTTTTAATGGACGCTATTTGTGAAATTGGCAAGGAAGAATGTTATATTGTTGAAAAGAGTAAAGAATTTATAGCAGGTTTTGATTTAAATAAATATGTCAATATCCAGAGATTGAAAGTAAAAGGAGAATTGGCAGTAACTTTTGGAGTAATGTTTCCACAAAAGACATTTACTTTAATTGATGAGATGCTTAAAAGTATTGACTGGGAAAAATACAAAACTATACAAAACGGATTTAAAAAGTTAGAAGAAATATAG